A genome region from Bacteroidota bacterium includes the following:
- a CDS encoding bifunctional acetate--CoA ligase family protein/GNAT family N-acetyltransferase gives MEPRQVVTSPLEAILNPRTVAVIGATNKPGTVGRTVLWNLLNDQFHGTVFPVNPRQSNVLGIKAYPTVAAIGEPVDLAVIITPAAAVPQIVGECAASGVKGCVIISGGFKEVGPAGEALEREILERVSDSGMRIVGPNCFGVMNPLIGLNATFAAGIARAGNVGFITQSGALGAAVLDWSFRENVGYSSFVSVGSMLDVDWSDLINYFGNDPHTESIVVYMESIGNARSFMSAARSVTHRKPIIVIKPGRTEAASRAAASHTGSLSGSDDVLDAAFRRCGVVRVAEISDLFHLSEVLAKQPRPQGPRLTILTNAGGPGVLATDALVASGGVLAELSEFTRAKLDAILPPHWSHANPIDILGDASAERYSEVLSIIANDPASDGLLVIVAPQAMIEPTDIAERLKPYARINGKPVLACWMGGRHVEPGIEVLNRANIPTFGYPDEAARMFTMMWRYSDNLRALYETPTRVRTNEEAERSAHEHASRMLSTIRASGRELLSEYESKQLLVLYDIPVVKTEIATTVEQAVDAAHSIGYPVVLKLHSHVITHKTDVGGVRLNLESADAVRRAFVDIRTAVSEHSGNSAFAGVTVQPMIRNNGYELIVGSTTDAQFGPVLLFGTGGQLVEVFKDRSLALPPLNTTLARLMMERTKIYDALKGVRGRTSVDLQVIEELLVRFSYLVTEQTTIKEIDINPLLVSADGLLALDARVVLHGPSINLTTIPPTAIRPYPSEYISHWITDDGQDIVFRPIRPEDELAMVEFHASLSDRSVVQRFLQPMNLRDRVAHERLSKICFPDYDLEMPLIACRHDGRTGTETIMCVARMSKSPDGRSAEIHLIVGDPFQHQGIGGEALSRLTSIAKNENIRRLYGYLTAGSTVLEGQCQALGFDVSAEPDGDILVTRML, from the coding sequence ATGGAACCACGACAAGTTGTCACTTCACCGCTCGAGGCCATCCTCAATCCTCGAACGGTAGCGGTCATTGGTGCGACGAATAAACCCGGGACGGTTGGACGGACTGTGCTCTGGAATTTGCTCAACGATCAATTTCATGGTACCGTATTCCCGGTCAATCCGCGGCAATCGAACGTCTTAGGTATCAAGGCGTACCCAACGGTCGCTGCGATCGGCGAGCCGGTCGATCTTGCAGTGATCATTACCCCGGCAGCCGCCGTCCCGCAGATCGTCGGCGAGTGTGCCGCGTCGGGAGTGAAAGGATGCGTCATCATCTCGGGAGGCTTCAAGGAGGTTGGGCCTGCCGGCGAAGCGTTGGAACGTGAGATCCTTGAACGTGTAAGTGATTCGGGGATGCGCATTGTGGGGCCGAACTGCTTCGGTGTGATGAACCCATTGATCGGTCTCAATGCGACGTTCGCTGCAGGAATTGCACGAGCGGGGAATGTCGGGTTCATTACGCAATCCGGTGCGCTTGGTGCGGCAGTATTGGATTGGAGTTTCCGTGAGAATGTCGGGTACAGTTCATTCGTATCTGTCGGCTCGATGCTCGATGTCGATTGGTCCGATCTAATCAATTACTTCGGCAACGATCCGCATACGGAAAGTATTGTGGTGTATATGGAGTCGATCGGTAATGCGCGGTCGTTCATGTCCGCCGCCAGATCAGTAACGCACCGCAAGCCGATCATCGTTATTAAGCCCGGTCGTACGGAGGCAGCTTCGCGGGCAGCAGCGTCTCATACGGGCTCTCTCTCTGGGAGTGACGATGTGCTCGATGCTGCATTCCGTCGTTGTGGCGTTGTTCGCGTCGCGGAGATATCGGATCTATTTCATCTCTCGGAAGTGCTTGCCAAACAACCGAGACCGCAAGGGCCACGTTTGACGATCCTCACCAATGCCGGTGGCCCGGGAGTATTGGCAACCGATGCGCTCGTCGCAAGCGGTGGAGTACTTGCAGAACTATCGGAGTTTACGCGCGCCAAACTCGACGCGATATTGCCGCCGCATTGGAGCCACGCGAACCCGATCGATATTCTCGGCGATGCAAGCGCCGAACGGTACTCCGAAGTTCTTAGTATCATCGCCAATGACCCTGCAAGCGACGGGCTGCTTGTGATCGTTGCTCCGCAGGCAATGATCGAACCGACCGATATTGCCGAACGGCTGAAACCGTATGCGCGCATTAATGGAAAGCCGGTGCTCGCGTGTTGGATGGGGGGACGCCACGTCGAGCCGGGGATCGAAGTGCTCAACCGCGCGAACATACCGACATTCGGATATCCGGACGAAGCGGCACGAATGTTCACGATGATGTGGCGCTATAGCGATAATCTTCGAGCGCTCTATGAAACACCGACGCGTGTCCGAACCAACGAGGAGGCCGAGCGATCAGCTCATGAACATGCATCTAGAATGCTCTCGACCATTCGTGCGTCGGGAAGAGAGCTGTTGAGCGAGTATGAATCGAAACAGTTACTCGTACTCTATGACATCCCTGTCGTCAAGACTGAGATCGCGACGACAGTGGAACAAGCCGTAGACGCAGCGCACTCAATCGGGTATCCTGTCGTACTCAAACTTCATTCACATGTCATCACGCATAAGACAGATGTCGGAGGGGTCCGGCTCAATCTCGAGAGTGCCGATGCAGTGCGGCGCGCGTTCGTAGATATTCGCACAGCAGTCTCCGAACATTCCGGCAATTCGGCATTTGCGGGAGTGACAGTACAACCGATGATTCGCAACAACGGCTACGAACTGATCGTCGGAAGTACGACCGATGCTCAATTCGGCCCGGTGTTGTTATTCGGTACCGGAGGGCAGTTGGTGGAAGTATTTAAGGATCGCTCGCTCGCATTGCCACCGCTCAATACGACACTTGCTCGACTCATGATGGAGCGAACGAAGATCTACGACGCGTTGAAGGGAGTTCGAGGACGAACAAGCGTCGATCTGCAGGTGATCGAAGAACTACTGGTGCGCTTTTCCTATCTTGTTACAGAGCAGACGACGATCAAAGAAATCGATATTAATCCATTACTTGTATCTGCCGACGGACTTCTTGCCTTGGATGCTCGTGTCGTGCTTCATGGACCGAGTATCAATCTGACTACGATACCTCCGACGGCGATTCGTCCGTATCCCTCGGAGTATATATCGCACTGGATTACAGACGACGGGCAGGATATCGTCTTCCGTCCGATCCGTCCGGAAGACGAACTGGCGATGGTTGAGTTTCATGCATCGTTATCGGATCGCTCGGTCGTGCAGCGGTTCTTGCAGCCGATGAACTTGCGCGACCGCGTTGCCCACGAACGACTCTCGAAGATATGCTTTCCTGATTATGACCTGGAAATGCCACTCATTGCATGCCGCCATGATGGAAGAACCGGGACCGAGACGATCATGTGCGTTGCTCGAATGAGTAAGTCGCCTGACGGCAGGAGTGCGGAGATTCATCTTATTGTCGGAGATCCATTTCAACATCAAGGTATTGGTGGTGAAGCATTGAGTCGGCTTACGTCGATTGCGAAGAACGAGAACATTCGACGCCTGTATGGTTATTTGACGGCCGGCAGCACCGTGCTCGAAGGACAGTGTCAAGCGCTCGGATTCGATGTCTCTGCCGAACCCGATGGGGATATTCTGGTTACTCGTATGCTGTGA
- a CDS encoding ATP phosphoribosyltransferase, whose protein sequence is MRLRIAIQRSGRLADASLALLKESGIGISNGLNKLKSEADNFPAEAYFLRDDDIPQYVEDGIADVGIVGENVLLEKDRRVSLVSKLGFGTCRLSIAVPKDREFESCRDLEGMRIATSYPNILFRYLAENNITAEIHQISGSVEIAPGIGLADAICDLVSSGSTLFLNGLKEAQVVLRSQAVLVQHESLSASKRELLDMLLFRFNALQTARNNKYILLNAPNDRLGRICEFLPGMKSPTILPLAKEGWSSVHSVVSESEFWEIVESLKAHGAEGILVIPIEKMIV, encoded by the coding sequence ATGAGACTTCGCATAGCCATCCAACGCAGCGGCAGACTTGCCGATGCGTCGCTCGCCCTCTTGAAAGAAAGCGGGATCGGCATCAGCAATGGATTGAACAAGCTCAAGAGCGAGGCGGATAACTTTCCGGCAGAGGCATATTTCCTTCGTGATGACGACATCCCGCAGTATGTGGAGGATGGGATTGCCGATGTCGGTATCGTCGGCGAAAACGTACTGCTCGAGAAAGACCGTCGTGTATCGCTCGTATCGAAATTAGGGTTCGGCACATGCCGACTATCTATCGCAGTCCCGAAAGATAGAGAATTTGAGAGCTGCCGTGACCTCGAAGGAATGCGAATCGCGACTTCATATCCGAATATCCTTTTTCGCTATTTAGCCGAGAATAACATTACGGCAGAGATACACCAGATCAGCGGATCGGTGGAAATTGCGCCGGGCATTGGGCTTGCCGATGCGATCTGCGATCTTGTGAGCTCAGGTAGTACGCTCTTTCTTAACGGTCTGAAGGAAGCACAGGTCGTACTACGTTCGCAAGCTGTGCTTGTGCAGCACGAGTCGCTCAGTGCCAGCAAGCGTGAACTACTCGATATGCTGCTGTTCCGGTTCAATGCATTGCAGACGGCACGTAATAATAAATATATTTTGCTCAATGCGCCGAACGATCGGCTCGGCCGCATTTGCGAGTTCCTGCCCGGGATGAAAAGCCCAACGATCCTGCCGCTTGCGAAAGAGGGCTGGAGCTCCGTGCATTCGGTTGTGAGCGAAAGCGAATTTTGGGAAATTGTAGAGTCACTAAAGGCACATGGCGCAGAAGGAATCCTTGTCATTCCAATCGAAAAAATGATCGTATGA
- the hisD gene encoding histidinol dehydrogenase, with translation MHVYTYPPQRMWPQLLARPVSDDRAIETVVTEILKHVQREGDAAIRRYVERFDGVLLHSFEVSGSELQALADQVDPKLREAIECAHKNIERFHRAQLRPDIYVETLPGVQCWRRAVPIERVGLYIPGGTAPLFSTLLMLATPARIAGCDEIILCTPSGGVQRLHPALAFAALLTGVDRVFTIGGAQAIGAMAFGSASVPSVDKIFGPGNKYVTEAKQLVSRYGVAIDLPAGPSEVAVIADDSCDPHYVAADLLSQAEHGRDSQVLLVSDSERVIRETLAEIKRQLPLLPRRTIAEAALASSRAILVQSVAEGLELLDRYAPEHLIIACREDERLAAQVQNAGSIFLGNYSPESAGDYASGTNHTLPTGGYARAYSGASLDAFMKYITVQKLSLPGLTTLSDAIIPMAEAEGLRAHANAVRLRIGEEMP, from the coding sequence ATGCACGTATATACATACCCACCACAACGCATGTGGCCGCAATTGCTCGCTCGCCCTGTGTCTGACGACAGAGCCATCGAGACAGTTGTGACAGAGATATTGAAGCATGTTCAGCGGGAGGGTGACGCTGCTATCAGGCGATATGTCGAACGGTTTGACGGTGTATTGCTGCATTCGTTCGAAGTATCTGGGTCTGAGCTGCAAGCGCTAGCAGATCAAGTCGATCCGAAATTGCGTGAAGCGATCGAATGTGCGCATAAGAACATCGAGCGATTCCATCGTGCTCAGCTTCGACCGGACATCTATGTGGAAACACTCCCTGGCGTGCAGTGTTGGCGACGGGCTGTTCCGATTGAACGCGTGGGCTTGTACATTCCTGGAGGGACGGCGCCGCTATTTTCTACACTGTTGATGCTTGCCACCCCTGCACGAATTGCCGGTTGCGACGAGATTATTCTGTGTACCCCGTCGGGCGGGGTACAACGGCTGCATCCGGCACTTGCATTTGCGGCGCTACTAACCGGAGTCGATCGCGTGTTCACCATTGGCGGTGCTCAAGCCATCGGCGCAATGGCGTTCGGTAGTGCATCAGTGCCCAGTGTCGATAAAATATTCGGACCGGGAAATAAATACGTTACCGAGGCGAAGCAGCTCGTCAGTCGCTATGGTGTCGCGATTGATCTTCCTGCCGGGCCTTCGGAGGTTGCGGTCATTGCAGACGATAGCTGCGACCCACACTATGTTGCGGCTGATCTGCTGTCCCAGGCGGAGCATGGTCGAGATAGTCAGGTCTTGCTTGTCAGCGATAGCGAACGGGTGATCCGGGAAACTCTGGCTGAGATAAAGCGGCAACTCCCGCTGCTTCCACGGCGAACGATCGCCGAGGCAGCACTTGCATCGAGCCGCGCCATTCTCGTACAGAGCGTCGCAGAAGGATTGGAGTTGCTCGATCGCTATGCGCCGGAACATCTTATCATTGCATGTCGCGAAGACGAACGTCTCGCAGCCCAGGTACAAAACGCCGGTTCGATCTTTCTCGGTAACTACTCCCCGGAGAGTGCTGGTGATTATGCTTCAGGCACGAACCACACGTTGCCGACCGGCGGTTACGCGCGCGCCTATAGCGGGGCCTCGCTCGACGCCTTCATGAAATATATTACAGTCCAAAAGCTGAGTCTTCCGGGGCTTACAACACTAAGCGATGCGATCATCCCAATGGCTGAAGCCGAAGGACTTCGAGCGCATGCGAATGCTGTACGACTGAGGATCGGGGAGGAGATGCCATGA
- the hisC gene encoding histidinol-phosphate transaminase: MRVDIASLVRPGIARLVPYKNARAEFDSSADIFLNANENSYGAPITGNFNRYPDPLQRSLKVRLACLNATHEANCFIGNGSDEVIDLLIRSFCEPGIDNVIICPPTYGMYEVSARINGVEVREAPLTTHFQLDTDAIVNCADKNTKLIFLCSPNNPTGNALTRADVMRIVDAVHALVVVDEAYWDYSSSASYIGEIERHNNVVVMRTLSKAWGLAGLRIGMAFADSEVIAVLNKVKPPYNVNAVSQQLALDAVENESIVQQWIRLTIRERENVRVLLEELPIVRTVFPSDANFLLVRVTSATEAHGALLRHGIVVRDRSTMLGCEQCVRITIGTSEENNRLIDVLKQCK, translated from the coding sequence ATGAGAGTAGATATTGCATCACTTGTGCGGCCAGGTATCGCACGGTTAGTACCATATAAGAATGCACGAGCCGAGTTCGATTCTTCGGCGGACATCTTTCTGAATGCGAACGAGAACAGCTACGGAGCCCCGATTACTGGTAACTTCAATCGATATCCTGATCCGCTTCAACGCTCGCTCAAAGTTAGACTGGCCTGTTTAAATGCAACGCACGAAGCGAACTGCTTTATAGGTAACGGTAGCGATGAGGTGATCGATCTGCTCATTCGTTCGTTTTGCGAACCTGGTATCGACAACGTCATTATTTGTCCGCCAACGTACGGAATGTACGAGGTGTCGGCGCGCATCAACGGCGTTGAAGTGCGCGAAGCGCCGCTAACGACACACTTTCAACTCGATACGGATGCGATTGTCAACTGTGCGGACAAGAATACCAAGCTTATCTTCCTGTGTTCGCCGAATAACCCGACAGGCAATGCTCTTACACGAGCCGATGTGATGCGTATCGTCGACGCAGTGCACGCCCTCGTCGTCGTTGACGAAGCGTACTGGGATTATTCCTCCTCAGCCTCGTATATCGGAGAGATCGAACGGCATAACAATGTCGTCGTCATGCGAACGCTGTCTAAAGCATGGGGGCTTGCGGGGTTGCGAATCGGGATGGCATTCGCCGATAGCGAGGTCATTGCAGTCCTTAATAAAGTAAAACCACCCTATAATGTCAATGCAGTATCTCAGCAATTAGCATTGGATGCTGTCGAGAACGAATCTATCGTGCAGCAGTGGATACGCCTGACCATCCGCGAACGGGAGAACGTTCGTGTGCTGCTCGAAGAATTGCCAATCGTGAGAACGGTATTCCCAAGCGATGCAAACTTTTTGCTGGTGCGAGTAACATCAGCTACGGAAGCGCACGGAGCGCTCCTTCGGCATGGTATTGTCGTACGCGATCGCAGCACAATGTTAGGATGTGAGCAATGTGTGCGCATCACAATCGGGACTTCGGAAGAAAACAACAGACTTATTGACGTACTGAAACAGTGCAAATGA
- the hisB gene encoding bifunctional histidinol-phosphatase/imidazoleglycerol-phosphate dehydratase HisB: protein MKKILFIDRDGTIIVEPPNTYQVDSLDKLRFVPGVITWLGKIARELEYELVMVTNQDGLGTDSFPEETFWDAHNRMLEILTGEGILFHEVLIDRTFEHERAETRKPGIGMLRHYLAEDVDISNSYVIGDRMTDVQLAHNLGCKSIFLQGGNWTVAPGPIASHTFESWEHIYTMLRGVRRSAEVIRNTSETNVQVYIDLDGVGNGTIHTGIGFFDHMLLQVAKHSGMDLRISTRGDLHVDEHHTIEDTALAFGEAFAKALGDKAGIERYGFVLPMDDALATIAIDLGGRSWLEWDVEFRREKIGDMPTEMFAHFFRSFCEAAKCNLNIKASGTNEHHKIEAIFKGFARSIRSAIRRDDRNPIISSTKGVL from the coding sequence ATGAAAAAGATACTATTTATCGATCGTGATGGGACAATCATAGTCGAGCCGCCGAATACATACCAGGTCGACTCGCTGGACAAGTTGCGATTTGTGCCTGGAGTAATCACATGGCTTGGCAAAATCGCTCGTGAATTAGAGTATGAGTTAGTGATGGTCACCAACCAGGATGGTTTAGGGACAGATTCATTTCCAGAAGAGACGTTCTGGGACGCGCATAATCGCATGCTCGAAATACTTACTGGGGAAGGGATACTATTCCATGAAGTCCTGATCGATCGTACGTTCGAACATGAACGAGCGGAAACCCGAAAGCCCGGAATCGGAATGCTTCGACACTATCTTGCGGAAGACGTCGACATCTCGAATAGTTATGTGATCGGTGATCGGATGACGGATGTGCAACTCGCGCATAATCTCGGTTGCAAGTCGATATTCTTACAAGGTGGCAATTGGACGGTTGCACCCGGACCCATTGCCAGCCATACCTTTGAATCGTGGGAGCACATTTATACGATGCTACGCGGCGTTCGACGATCCGCAGAAGTCATACGCAACACTTCTGAGACGAACGTGCAGGTTTATATTGATCTTGATGGAGTAGGTAATGGCACGATCCATACCGGCATCGGCTTTTTCGACCATATGCTTCTGCAGGTCGCAAAGCACTCGGGAATGGATCTTCGTATTTCGACTCGTGGCGATTTACACGTTGACGAGCATCACACAATCGAGGATACCGCACTTGCTTTTGGGGAAGCATTTGCGAAGGCATTGGGCGACAAGGCTGGTATCGAACGGTATGGGTTCGTTCTGCCGATGGACGACGCGCTTGCAACGATAGCGATTGATCTTGGGGGACGAAGCTGGCTGGAATGGGATGTCGAATTCCGTCGTGAAAAAATCGGCGATATGCCAACCGAGATGTTCGCTCATTTCTTCCGATCCTTCTGTGAGGCGGCGAAATGCAATCTGAATATTAAGGCGAGCGGGACGAACGAGCATCACAAGATCGAAGCGATCTTCAAGGGGTTTGCTCGTTCGATTAGATCTGCAATTCGACGCGATGATCGGAATCCAATCATCTCAAGCACGAAGGGCGTACTATGA
- the hisH gene encoding imidazole glycerol phosphate synthase subunit HisH, giving the protein MTIAIVDYGIGNTFSVAAALQRLGADITITSDASIVQQADRVVIPGVGDARAAMNELRLRGLDTVIPLLEQPVLGICLGMQLLCRNSEEGDTQCMGVFDADVVRFDGPLKVPHMGWNTIERTVGPLFRGVDQGTFMYFVHSYHVTRTEMTVALSDYSGYFSAGLSRRNFFGVQFHPEKSGAAGARLLENFMSL; this is encoded by the coding sequence ATGACGATCGCGATTGTGGATTATGGAATTGGGAATACCTTTTCGGTGGCCGCCGCATTACAGCGATTAGGTGCTGATATCACTATCACCAGTGACGCATCAATAGTGCAACAGGCAGATCGAGTTGTGATTCCAGGTGTCGGCGATGCCCGTGCAGCGATGAATGAACTTCGCTTGCGGGGTCTTGATACAGTCATACCGCTACTTGAGCAACCGGTATTGGGAATTTGCCTCGGGATGCAACTGCTCTGCAGGAACTCCGAAGAAGGTGATACTCAGTGTATGGGCGTCTTTGATGCCGATGTCGTCCGCTTCGATGGTCCTTTGAAGGTGCCACACATGGGGTGGAATACGATCGAACGGACCGTTGGGCCACTCTTTCGCGGAGTAGACCAGGGGACATTCATGTACTTTGTCCACAGTTATCACGTGACACGCACGGAAATGACGGTGGCGCTCAGCGATTATAGTGGATACTTTAGTGCAGGTTTGTCTCGACGAAATTTTTTCGGTGTGCAATTTCATCCCGAAAAGTCGGGTGCAGCAGGAGCACGGCTGCTTGAAAATTTTATGAGCCTATGA
- the hisA gene encoding 1-(5-phosphoribosyl)-5-[(5-phosphoribosylamino)methylideneamino]imidazole-4-carboxamide isomerase — protein sequence MIEVIVAMDIIDDRCVRLTQGDYDQKTVYAGSPLDMAKEFESAGVRRLHLVDLDGARTRKPVHLHVLERIASQTSLNIDFGGGLASSADLESAYDAGATIVVVGSVAVEQPELFCNWLQEYGGDGILLAADVRGESVAINGWQQTTSLRIVDQLRRYIPYGLTQYLCTDIAKDGILDGPSAELYSGLNRVFPQLRLIASGGVSSIEDIQALERVGCHGVIVGKALYEGKIDMPSLQPFFETQC from the coding sequence ATGATTGAAGTGATCGTTGCAATGGATATTATTGATGACCGGTGTGTCCGGCTCACGCAAGGGGACTACGACCAAAAGACAGTGTATGCAGGATCGCCGCTGGACATGGCCAAAGAGTTCGAGTCTGCCGGCGTTCGCCGGTTGCATCTCGTCGATCTCGATGGTGCACGCACTCGCAAGCCTGTTCATCTTCATGTGCTCGAGCGTATTGCATCACAGACATCGTTGAACATCGACTTCGGAGGTGGGCTGGCTTCTTCTGCGGATCTCGAATCGGCGTATGACGCCGGCGCAACGATCGTAGTTGTTGGAAGTGTGGCAGTCGAACAACCTGAGTTGTTCTGCAACTGGCTTCAAGAATATGGGGGTGATGGGATACTACTTGCAGCCGATGTCCGAGGCGAATCTGTTGCGATCAACGGTTGGCAACAGACAACATCGCTACGGATCGTTGATCAGCTCAGAAGATATATTCCTTATGGGTTGACCCAGTACTTGTGCACGGACATCGCAAAAGACGGCATACTCGACGGGCCTTCCGCAGAACTCTACAGTGGGCTCAATCGCGTGTTTCCGCAATTACGACTTATTGCAAGTGGGGGAGTGTCTTCCATCGAGGATATACAGGCACTCGAACGAGTGGGTTGCCACGGTGTAATTGTTGGGAAAGCACTCTATGAAGGGAAAATCGATATGCCATCTCTTCAACCTTTTTTTGAGACACAATGCTGA
- the hisF gene encoding imidazole glycerol phosphate synthase subunit HisF — translation MLTKRIIPCLDIAAGRTVKGVRFEHLADAGDPVELAIRYCDEGADELVFLDISATNERRGTLVELVRRIASNINIPFTVGGGIRSVEDVSVLLSAGADKISINSAAVTSPTLIEDVARRFGNQCVVVAFDTRVVDGEWMVYLNGGRLASGISARAWAQEATNRGAGELLVTSMDHDGTKKGFAVELIRTISQSVGIPVIASGGAGAEQDFLEVFREGAADAALAASLFHYRELTIGGLKSYLAQRGIPIRK, via the coding sequence ATGCTGACCAAACGAATTATTCCGTGTCTGGACATCGCCGCAGGTCGAACGGTGAAGGGTGTTCGCTTTGAACATCTCGCCGATGCCGGCGATCCTGTCGAACTCGCCATACGGTATTGTGATGAGGGGGCGGACGAACTGGTGTTCCTCGACATTAGCGCTACGAATGAGCGACGTGGAACACTCGTCGAATTGGTGCGACGCATTGCGTCGAACATCAATATCCCGTTTACTGTCGGCGGAGGGATTCGTTCAGTTGAAGATGTGTCCGTGCTACTGAGCGCTGGTGCGGACAAAATCTCTATAAACTCCGCTGCCGTTACCTCTCCGACTCTAATCGAAGATGTTGCACGTCGATTCGGAAATCAGTGTGTCGTTGTAGCATTCGACACGCGTGTCGTCGATGGCGAGTGGATGGTATATCTCAATGGCGGTCGGTTGGCGAGCGGTATATCTGCACGTGCTTGGGCTCAGGAAGCGACGAACAGAGGAGCGGGAGAACTTCTGGTGACCTCGATGGATCATGATGGCACGAAGAAGGGGTTTGCCGTCGAGTTGATCCGTACAATTTCCCAATCGGTCGGTATTCCGGTGATCGCCAGCGGCGGAGCCGGCGCCGAACAGGATTTTCTCGAAGTGTTTCGTGAGGGTGCTGCCGATGCGGCGCTCGCAGCAAGCTTGTTTCATTATCGTGAGCTAACGATCGGAGGATTGAAGTCCTATCTTGCTCAACGAGGTATTCCAATACGAAAATAA
- a CDS encoding bifunctional phosphoribosyl-AMP cyclohydrolase/phosphoribosyl-ATP diphosphatase HisIE: MPPQFERSTDGLLPVVIQDVSTSKVLMLGYMNAAAYAKTCLEKRVTFYSRSKQRLWTKGEVSGHYLAVRDVAVDCDCDTILIKVIPHGPVCHTGSDTCFAEVNESSSILSDLEQVIASRRKGPPDGSYTASLFASGLNRIAQKVGEEAVEIVIASKDQDQSIFLNEAADLLFHYLVLLQAKDARLQDVLTVLETRRSSPSAH; encoded by the coding sequence ATGCCGCCACAATTCGAACGATCGACTGACGGGTTATTACCAGTTGTCATTCAAGATGTATCCACATCAAAAGTATTGATGCTCGGGTACATGAACGCCGCGGCATATGCAAAAACCTGCCTCGAAAAACGAGTCACGTTTTATAGTCGCTCGAAACAACGACTCTGGACGAAAGGTGAGGTCAGTGGTCATTACCTTGCCGTCCGTGATGTTGCCGTCGATTGCGACTGTGATACAATACTTATCAAGGTTATACCTCATGGTCCTGTCTGTCATACCGGCTCCGATACATGCTTCGCGGAAGTAAATGAATCGTCGTCGATACTCAGTGATCTGGAGCAGGTGATCGCTTCGCGCCGTAAGGGACCTCCGGATGGTTCATATACCGCTTCTCTATTCGCCAGCGGACTCAATCGTATCGCGCAGAAAGTTGGTGAGGAAGCTGTCGAGATTGTAATCGCCTCGAAGGATCAGGACCAGTCAATATTCCTTAACGAAGCCGCGGATTTGCTATTTCATTATCTGGTGCTACTACAGGCAAAAGATGCGCGGCTTCAGGATGTGCTTACGGTATTGGAAACGAGGCGTTCATCGCCCTCGGCGCATTGA
- a CDS encoding DUF4255 domain-containing protein, with product MIRTALKFIQSELERYIVAREQDPSYSPGQVVDLKSVIKPNGDSNITDTTHVTLMLVGVDEVRREGKRPYYVATSNQEFAKLNPPLELDLFVLFVANNAAYDTALRDLSDVIAFFQSNPVFDAAHYPALNDSVSDQAAKPWQLIERLSTSVHSMGFDQMNNLWGILGSRYMPSIAYRVRMLTFFETRSREQIAAITDLHLGEN from the coding sequence ATGATCAGGACAGCACTGAAATTTATTCAGTCCGAACTTGAACGCTACATCGTAGCTCGCGAACAGGATCCCAGCTATTCGCCAGGACAAGTAGTCGATCTGAAATCGGTGATCAAGCCGAACGGTGATAGCAATATCACGGACACAACACATGTGACCCTGATGCTTGTCGGGGTGGACGAAGTTCGCCGCGAAGGCAAGCGGCCATATTATGTAGCGACGTCAAATCAGGAATTCGCAAAACTCAATCCGCCGCTCGAACTTGATCTGTTCGTCTTGTTCGTGGCAAATAATGCAGCATATGACACCGCTTTACGAGATTTATCGGATGTGATCGCATTCTTTCAATCGAACCCTGTCTTCGACGCAGCCCATTATCCTGCACTCAACGATAGTGTTTCGGATCAGGCGGCTAAACCATGGCAATTGATCGAGCGACTGAGTACATCGGTGCATTCGATGGGATTCGATCAGATGAATAATCTCTGGGGTATTCTCGGCTCACGCTACATGCCGAGCATTGCGTATCGAGTCCGGATGCTAACGTTCTTCGAGACCAGGAGCCGCGAGCAGATCGCTGCAATCACCGATCTTCATCTGGGAGAAAATTAG